The Bacteroidota bacterium genome window below encodes:
- a CDS encoding T9SS type A sorting domain-containing protein, with product FWGSRWEVKAIEITTKGIYIGGYSSYVGGFPSNFIGYWSFDLADVSVEDEQPRGEVSTLTSPFPNPANTHVSSTLTLPKSQMVNIAIYNILGQQMEVLVDGMYPAGTHTIKWDASQAPAGLYFLRITTPDQTAVQKVVVAR from the coding sequence CGTTTTGGGGCTCACGATGGGAAGTAAAGGCTATCGAGATAACTACCAAAGGGATTTATATCGGGGGATATTCTTCGTACGTCGGCGGGTTTCCCTCGAACTTTATTGGCTATTGGAGTTTTGACCTGGCGGATGTATCGGTTGAAGATGAGCAGCCACGGGGTGAGGTCTCAACGCTTACATCTCCGTTTCCCAATCCCGCCAATACCCATGTGTCATCGACCTTAACGCTGCCAAAATCGCAGATGGTGAACATAGCCATATACAACATCCTGGGGCAACAGATGGAAGTTTTAGTAGACGGGATGTATCCAGCAGGCACGCACACGATAAAATGGGATGCCAGTCAGGCGCCGGCCGGATTGTATTTCTTGAGAATCACCACGCCTGATCAAACGGCAGTGCAAAAGGTAGTTGTGGCAAGATAA